Proteins from a single region of Starkeya sp. ORNL1:
- a CDS encoding ABC transporter permease, with amino-acid sequence MTRLFAKLRDRIGTLAVSLIAWLVLIYLVLPLAVVIAISFTTTEYLAFPPVGFTLRWYQRFLADPSYVASILLSAKLAFASTVLGFLLGVPAALVLKRASFKGIRFISNLFLSPLILPAIIIGVGVLQITDALGFARSFPAMLVGHVVIILPYIVRTTLASLDGFDMSLEEAAQDLGASGFATFFYVTLPMIKPGIIAGCLFGLIMSWIDVEVSIFNTVIAESPIPVKVFNYVQYSVDPMIAAVSAGTIYIAFILVFLLDRLVGLDKVTGQK; translated from the coding sequence ATGACCCGCCTCTTCGCCAAACTCCGCGACAGGATCGGCACGCTCGCCGTGTCGCTCATCGCCTGGCTGGTGCTGATCTATCTGGTGCTGCCGCTCGCCGTGGTGATCGCCATCTCCTTCACCACCACCGAGTATCTCGCCTTCCCGCCGGTCGGCTTTACGCTGCGCTGGTACCAGCGGTTCCTCGCCGATCCGTCCTATGTCGCCTCGATCCTGCTCAGCGCCAAGCTCGCCTTCGCCTCGACGGTGCTGGGGTTCCTGCTCGGCGTGCCGGCCGCATTGGTGCTGAAGCGCGCCAGCTTCAAGGGCATCCGCTTCATCAGCAATCTGTTCCTGTCGCCGCTGATCCTGCCGGCCATCATCATCGGCGTCGGCGTCTTGCAGATCACCGATGCGCTGGGCTTCGCCCGCAGCTTCCCGGCCATGCTGGTCGGGCACGTGGTGATCATCCTGCCCTATATCGTGCGCACCACACTGGCCTCGCTCGACGGTTTCGACATGTCGCTGGAGGAAGCGGCGCAGGATCTCGGCGCCTCCGGCTTCGCCACCTTCTTTTACGTGACGCTGCCGATGATCAAGCCGGGCATCATTGCCGGCTGCCTGTTCGGCCTGATCATGAGCTGGATCGATGTCGAGGTCAGCATCTTCAATACGGTGATTGCGGAATCGCCGATCCCGGTGAAGGTGTTCAACTATGTCCAATACTCGGTCGACCCGATGATCGCCGCGGTCTCGGCCGGCACCATCTACATCGCCTTCATCCTCGTCTTCCTCCTCGATCGCCTGGTCGGCCTCGACAAGGTCACCGGCCAAAAATGA
- a CDS encoding ABC transporter permease: protein MRINRFWAAILLGIPLIYLVVFFVTPLGMVVVDSFSNKAGEVTLENYAIVLGDPYYWTVLGYTLWLALVTCVATLILGYPLAYYMSLIEQRRFVKRICFILILMPLFTSNIVRSFGWIVLLGRDGLINQGLLMVGIISKPLRLLSTEVAIIIGMIYVMLPFMVLAIASVLQNMNASLREAARDLGASAFTTFLKVTLPLSVPGIVAGTLIVFTLSISSYVTPRIMSGGRSVVSSMLIYDQFMLVFNPFLGSAIAVVLLVTCFVLIVAYTLILERKQPAR from the coding sequence ATGCGCATCAACCGCTTCTGGGCCGCCATCCTGCTCGGCATCCCGCTGATCTATCTGGTGGTGTTCTTCGTCACGCCGCTCGGCATGGTCGTCGTCGACAGCTTCTCCAACAAGGCGGGGGAAGTGACGCTCGAGAACTACGCCATCGTGCTCGGCGATCCCTATTACTGGACCGTGCTCGGCTACACGCTGTGGCTGGCGCTGGTCACCTGCGTCGCCACGCTGATCCTCGGCTATCCGCTCGCCTATTATATGAGCCTGATCGAGCAGCGCCGCTTCGTGAAGCGCATCTGCTTCATCCTGATCCTGATGCCGCTCTTCACCTCGAACATCGTGCGCTCCTTCGGCTGGATCGTGCTGCTCGGGCGCGACGGCCTGATCAATCAGGGGCTCTTGATGGTCGGCATCATCTCGAAGCCGCTGCGCCTGCTCTCCACCGAGGTCGCGATCATCATCGGCATGATCTATGTCATGCTGCCCTTCATGGTGCTGGCGATCGCCAGCGTGCTGCAGAACATGAACGCCTCGCTGCGCGAGGCCGCGCGCGATCTCGGCGCCTCCGCCTTCACCACTTTCCTGAAGGTGACGCTGCCCTTGAGCGTACCCGGCATCGTCGCCGGCACGCTGATCGTCTTCACGCTGAGCATCAGTTCGTACGTCACGCCGCGCATCATGAGCGGCGGGCGCTCCGTCGTCTCGTCCATGCTGATCTATGACCAGTTCATGCTGGTCTTCAATCCGTTCCTCGGCAGCGCCATCGCCGTGGTGCTGCTGGTGACCTGCTTCGTGCTGATCGTCGCCTACACGCTGATCCTCGAACGCAAGCAGCCGGCGAGGTAG
- a CDS encoding ABC transporter ATP-binding protein, producing the protein MPLITIDRVTKSYGPLQVLKGVSLNIEEGEFVALLGPSGCGKTTLLRAIAGFVEPDGGDIRIAGQPMIGVEPNRRPVNMVFQNYALFPHLTVRDNVAFGPRRNGVARSEIPAIVAQALETVGMAAYAERLPSQMSGGQQQRVALARAIANKPKVLLLDEPLGALDLKLRKRMQMELKHLQQQLGITFLFVTHDQEEALVMADRIVVMHDGNIAQIGSGEDIYARPESRYVADFIGEANILPCEVETDGHLRLAGDLVDLPYMAPSTTGQPSLLVRPEEIRVGGAPEGGVELAATVTDRVFIGNATRIFARLTSGQTIVIQQAGTERSGGPRAGDAIRIGWAREAARVLTS; encoded by the coding sequence ATGCCCCTCATCACCATCGACCGGGTGACGAAGTCATACGGCCCGCTCCAGGTCCTCAAGGGCGTGTCCCTGAATATCGAGGAGGGCGAATTCGTTGCCCTCCTCGGCCCGTCCGGCTGCGGCAAGACCACGCTGCTGCGCGCCATCGCCGGCTTCGTCGAGCCGGATGGCGGCGACATAAGGATTGCCGGCCAGCCCATGATCGGGGTCGAGCCGAACCGGCGCCCGGTCAACATGGTGTTCCAGAACTACGCGCTGTTCCCGCACCTCACGGTCCGGGACAATGTCGCCTTCGGCCCGCGCCGCAACGGCGTCGCCAGGTCCGAGATCCCAGCCATCGTCGCGCAGGCGCTGGAGACGGTCGGCATGGCGGCCTATGCCGAGCGCCTGCCGTCCCAGATGTCCGGCGGCCAGCAGCAGCGCGTCGCGCTCGCCCGCGCCATCGCCAACAAGCCCAAGGTGCTGCTGCTCGACGAGCCGCTCGGCGCGCTCGATCTCAAGCTGCGCAAGCGCATGCAGATGGAGCTGAAGCACCTCCAGCAGCAGCTCGGCATCACCTTCCTGTTCGTGACCCACGACCAGGAGGAGGCGCTCGTCATGGCCGACCGCATCGTCGTCATGCATGACGGCAACATCGCGCAGATCGGCTCCGGCGAGGACATCTATGCCCGGCCGGAGAGCCGCTACGTCGCCGACTTCATCGGCGAAGCCAATATCCTGCCCTGCGAGGTCGAGACCGACGGCCATCTGCGCCTCGCCGGCGACCTGGTGGACCTGCCTTATATGGCGCCGTCCACCACCGGACAGCCCTCGCTGCTGGTGCGCCCCGAGGAGATCCGCGTCGGCGGCGCACCGGAAGGCGGCGTCGAGCTGGCCGCCACGGTCACCGACCGCGTCTTCATCGGCAATGCCACCCGCATCTTCGCCCGGCTCACCAGCGGCCAGACCATCGTCATCCAGCAGGCCGGGACCGAGCGCAGCGGCGGCCCGCGCGCCGGCGATGCCATCCGCATCGGCTGGGCGCGCGAAGCCGCGCGCGTGCTGACGAGCTGA
- a CDS encoding ABC transporter substrate-binding protein → MRTGLAYLLGSTVALSLAAAAPAGAEDALVVAAFGGKHGETLQKCVIQPFIDKTGIKVTVDQGVSTVTVSKLKQQKGNPSLDLVWLDGEVSQVAEAEGVFADIDPAQVPNIANMIPEGVYKNKAGKITGLSDGYYSVGIVYNMDEIKQAPTSWFDLWKPEFKGDVTWPSMSDGSGPAMLVYVSELLGGSVANLKPGVDKMKQLEVAAFYDSGGNASNILARKEATIGVLDSGAVWALADANPFKVGFLIPKEGGLASDARLHLVKPSKAAYAFLNYAMTAESQGCIAENYFYGPAVKGVKLSEKATSRLPWGATGSIKDLRFSDVNAINAHRQEILDAWNKDVLGRR, encoded by the coding sequence ATGCGTACAGGCTTGGCCTATCTGCTCGGCAGCACCGTCGCGCTGTCGCTCGCCGCTGCGGCGCCCGCGGGCGCCGAGGACGCGCTGGTCGTCGCTGCCTTCGGCGGCAAGCATGGCGAGACGCTGCAGAAGTGCGTCATCCAGCCTTTCATCGACAAGACCGGCATCAAGGTCACCGTCGACCAGGGCGTGTCGACCGTCACCGTCTCCAAGCTGAAGCAGCAGAAGGGCAATCCCTCGCTGGATCTCGTCTGGCTCGACGGCGAAGTCTCGCAGGTGGCGGAAGCCGAAGGCGTGTTCGCGGACATCGACCCCGCGCAGGTGCCGAACATCGCCAACATGATCCCGGAGGGGGTCTACAAAAACAAGGCGGGCAAGATCACCGGCCTCAGCGACGGCTATTACTCGGTCGGCATCGTCTACAACATGGACGAGATCAAGCAGGCCCCGACCTCCTGGTTCGACCTGTGGAAGCCGGAATTCAAGGGCGACGTCACCTGGCCGTCCATGTCCGACGGCTCCGGCCCGGCGATGCTGGTCTATGTCTCCGAACTGCTCGGCGGCAGCGTCGCCAACCTCAAGCCCGGCGTCGACAAGATGAAGCAGCTCGAAGTTGCTGCCTTCTATGATTCCGGCGGCAATGCCTCGAACATCCTGGCCCGCAAGGAAGCCACCATCGGCGTGCTGGACTCAGGCGCGGTGTGGGCACTCGCCGATGCCAACCCCTTCAAGGTCGGCTTCCTGATCCCAAAGGAAGGCGGCCTCGCCTCGGACGCTCGCCTCCACCTCGTCAAGCCGTCCAAGGCGGCCTATGCGTTCCTGAACTATGCGATGACCGCGGAATCGCAGGGCTGCATTGCCGAGAACTATTTCTACGGCCCGGCGGTGAAGGGCGTGAAGCTCAGCGAGAAGGCCACCTCACGCCTGCCCTGGGGCGCCACCGGCTCGATCAAGGACCTGCGCTTCTCCGACGTGAACGCGATCAACGCCCACCGCCAGGAAATCCTGGACGCCTGGAACAAGGACGTCCTCGGACGCCGCTGA
- a CDS encoding GntR family transcriptional regulator, with amino-acid sequence MDQIEIEKADSWMSTVPSDQSESFLNAVLVVRRIVAENHDRPSLVSRVACEVGAEIIENIRGAGEDLSSVELAERYETSRTPIREALMLLEKEGLVRIPQRRRPHVSVLDFAEVREIYRVRAVLFGTVAADVATWRSEEDLAVFREILVRLRNAHDAHDLSSYLWANVEFYNRLTIAAKNHTAKRILDSLLLRTLRLRRLSLTQPTRRDKSMAHHLQLMSAIEDGDASLAEALIKSNHLHALSALEQLFADGDVTSSTKPRRRRRKQVALEE; translated from the coding sequence GTGGATCAGATCGAAATCGAGAAGGCGGATTCCTGGATGTCGACGGTGCCGTCGGACCAGTCGGAATCCTTCCTCAACGCCGTCCTCGTGGTTCGCCGGATCGTCGCCGAGAATCACGACCGTCCGTCGCTGGTGTCGCGGGTCGCCTGCGAAGTCGGGGCCGAGATTATCGAGAACATACGCGGTGCCGGCGAGGATCTGAGCTCGGTCGAGCTTGCCGAGCGCTATGAGACCAGCCGCACTCCGATCCGCGAAGCCCTGATGCTGCTGGAAAAGGAAGGGCTGGTCCGTATTCCGCAGCGCCGCCGGCCGCACGTCTCAGTGCTCGACTTTGCCGAAGTGCGGGAGATCTATCGCGTGCGCGCCGTGCTGTTCGGCACGGTGGCGGCCGATGTCGCCACCTGGCGCTCCGAGGAGGACCTCGCGGTGTTCCGCGAGATACTGGTGAGGCTGCGCAATGCGCACGACGCGCACGATCTGTCGTCCTATCTCTGGGCGAACGTCGAATTCTACAACCGCCTCACCATCGCGGCGAAGAACCATACGGCCAAGCGCATCCTGGATTCGCTGCTGCTGCGCACGCTGCGGCTGCGCCGGCTCTCGCTGACCCAGCCGACCCGGCGCGACAAGTCGATGGCGCACCATCTCCAGCTGATGAGCGCCATCGAGGATGGCGACGCCTCGCTCGCCGAGGCCCTGATCAAGTCGAACCACCTCCACGCGTTGAGCGCGCTGGAGCAGCTGTTCGCCGATGGCGACGTGACATCCTCGACCAAGCCGCGGCGCCGCCGGCGCAAGCAGGTGGCACTCGAGGAATAG
- a CDS encoding isochorismatase family protein: MIDHDAVLDSNPVRAKRTIMAPIIIIDLQTAMFDGLAEPPLHDADGLVDRVRAVMEWARRTGRKIAFIRHDGPKGDPLAPGEPGWPVWPALGQAEDEPIFAKSVGDAFSNPAFVAWVAGQDTDEVVLLGAQTDYCIAATVKGASAAGLKVTVVSDAHSTVDSADETAAAIIARHNAAFATVGVNLVTSRSLVSSLPSSRP, translated from the coding sequence TTGATCGACCATGACGCGGTGCTAGATTCGAACCCTGTTCGAGCGAAGCGGACGATCATGGCTCCGATCATCATCATCGACCTGCAGACTGCCATGTTCGACGGGCTCGCCGAGCCGCCGCTCCACGATGCGGACGGCCTGGTTGACCGCGTGCGTGCGGTGATGGAATGGGCGCGGCGCACGGGCCGGAAGATCGCCTTCATTCGTCATGACGGGCCGAAGGGCGATCCGCTGGCGCCCGGCGAGCCTGGCTGGCCGGTGTGGCCGGCTTTGGGGCAAGCCGAAGATGAGCCCATCTTTGCCAAGAGCGTGGGCGATGCCTTCAGCAATCCGGCATTCGTCGCTTGGGTGGCGGGCCAGGACACCGACGAGGTCGTCCTGCTCGGCGCCCAGACCGACTACTGCATCGCCGCCACCGTGAAGGGCGCGAGCGCGGCCGGGCTCAAGGTGACGGTGGTGTCCGACGCCCACAGCACGGTGGATTCCGCCGACGAGACCGCCGCAGCGATCATCGCCCGGCACAACGCCGCTTTCGCCACCGTCGGCGTGAATCTCGTGACCAGCCGCTCGCTGGTTTCCTCTTTGCCGTCATCCCGGCCCTAG
- a CDS encoding transposase: MPQPIPPANAGLRILGADVAKGSIVFHDDQTGRSWSAANTPESLGAALAPYAGYDWLICETTGGYERALLETAAAVGLPAARVDAAQAKAFIASHGGRAKTDRIDAAWLSRYGRERAATLTPWQVPSREREAFAARLRHRQDLLAQRTQAKNRRGAPGAEPLHQLLDRQIHFLTSQIAEIDRLMAEQLDADPDLARHEQILRAIPGIGPVAARTLIALLPELGRLGPKQAASLAGLAPHPRDSGSARKYRRMTGGRAALRPVLFMAALSAARAHPALSAVYQRLTAAGKPKRLAIAAVARKLVVIANATLRDAQIPQPN, translated from the coding sequence ATGCCTCAACCCATCCCGCCGGCCAATGCCGGCCTGCGCATCCTGGGCGCCGATGTCGCCAAGGGCAGCATCGTCTTCCATGACGACCAAACCGGCCGCAGCTGGAGCGCGGCCAACACCCCCGAGAGCCTGGGCGCGGCGCTGGCGCCCTACGCCGGCTATGACTGGCTGATTTGCGAGACCACTGGCGGCTACGAGCGCGCGCTGCTCGAGACGGCGGCCGCGGTGGGCTTGCCGGCCGCCCGCGTGGACGCCGCCCAGGCGAAGGCCTTCATCGCCTCCCATGGCGGACGCGCCAAGACCGACCGGATCGACGCCGCCTGGTTGAGCCGGTACGGCCGCGAACGCGCCGCCACCCTGACGCCCTGGCAAGTGCCCAGCCGCGAACGCGAAGCCTTCGCCGCACGGCTGCGCCATCGTCAGGATCTGCTGGCCCAGCGCACCCAGGCCAAGAACCGGCGCGGCGCTCCAGGCGCCGAGCCGCTCCATCAATTGCTGGATCGGCAGATCCACTTCCTCACCAGCCAGATCGCCGAGATCGACCGCCTCATGGCCGAGCAACTCGACGCCGACCCCGACCTGGCGCGCCACGAGCAGATCCTGCGCGCCATCCCGGGCATCGGCCCGGTCGCCGCCCGCACCCTCATCGCCCTGCTGCCCGAACTCGGCCGGCTCGGCCCCAAACAGGCCGCCAGCCTCGCCGGCCTCGCTCCCCATCCCAGAGATTCCGGATCCGCCCGAAAATACCGAAGAATGACCGGCGGCCGCGCAGCCCTGCGCCCCGTGCTCTTCATGGCGGCGCTCTCCGCTGCACGCGCCCACCCAGCCTTGAGCGCCGTCTACCAGCGCCTCACCGCCGCTGGAAAACCAAAGCGCCTCGCCATCGCCGCTGTCGCGCGAAAGCTCGTCGTCATCGCCAACGCTACCCTGCGAGACGCTCAAATCCCTCAGCCAAACTGA
- a CDS encoding MFS transporter, which produces MLSNGSHPHGTAQPGTTAPAPNRTSGNWALLFATMFPQTIMSLVVMTPPVVADRVIAAVHLPAEATGLYATLNYSFIAVGTLCSASLIGRLGPLRLSFACIAAGGFTMALFGMASLASVLIATACMGLCYGPLTPASQQAIAGQGPIPNLALFLSIRQTAVPLGGVLAGLLIPPLVVAFGLTSAMLIAGAAITLGAVTTGTALAIVRKEAPPQHVPRAPGLFAPLRLILSARHLLGLCFASTIYGAMQLIVSSLLVVFLMAELGRDLILAGIMLGVSQAAAVVGRIAWGFIADRFNALRLTLGIIGLIMALACILTGLLTPATPNWVIGAVVFVLGGTASGWNGVFLANLMREVEPAQAGFAASGALLFSYLGIVLGPPLFGALALLIGFSNAFLALSLVALGGSALCWSPRR; this is translated from the coding sequence ATGCTCAGCAACGGCAGCCATCCGCACGGCACGGCGCAGCCTGGAACCACAGCGCCCGCCCCGAACCGGACCTCCGGAAACTGGGCGTTGCTGTTCGCCACCATGTTCCCGCAGACCATCATGTCGCTGGTGGTGATGACCCCGCCGGTGGTCGCCGACCGGGTAATCGCCGCCGTCCATCTGCCGGCGGAGGCGACCGGGCTCTATGCCACGCTGAACTACAGCTTCATCGCGGTCGGCACGCTGTGCTCGGCCAGCCTGATCGGTCGGCTGGGACCATTGCGGCTCAGCTTCGCGTGCATCGCCGCCGGCGGCTTCACGATGGCGCTGTTCGGCATGGCATCGCTGGCGAGCGTGCTCATCGCCACCGCCTGCATGGGCCTGTGCTACGGGCCGCTGACGCCCGCCAGCCAGCAGGCCATTGCCGGCCAGGGCCCGATCCCGAACCTCGCCCTGTTCCTGTCCATCCGCCAGACCGCGGTGCCGCTCGGCGGCGTGCTGGCCGGGCTGCTGATCCCGCCGCTGGTGGTGGCGTTCGGCCTGACCAGCGCGATGCTGATCGCTGGCGCCGCCATAACCCTGGGCGCGGTTACCACCGGGACCGCGCTCGCCATCGTGCGCAAGGAGGCGCCGCCACAGCACGTGCCGCGCGCGCCGGGCCTGTTCGCGCCGCTGCGCCTGATACTGAGCGCCCGCCATCTGCTCGGGCTCTGCTTCGCCTCCACCATCTACGGCGCGATGCAGCTGATCGTGAGCTCCCTGCTGGTCGTCTTCCTGATGGCCGAGCTCGGCCGCGACCTGATCCTCGCCGGCATCATGCTCGGCGTCAGCCAGGCCGCCGCCGTCGTCGGCCGCATTGCCTGGGGCTTCATCGCCGACCGCTTCAACGCGTTGCGCCTGACGCTCGGCATCATCGGGCTGATCATGGCGCTGGCCTGCATCCTCACCGGCCTGCTCACGCCGGCCACGCCGAACTGGGTCATCGGAGCGGTGGTGTTCGTGCTCGGCGGCACCGCCAGCGGCTGGAACGGCGTGTTCCTTGCCAATCTGATGCGCGAGGTGGAACCGGCGCAGGCCGGCTTCGCGGCGAGCGGGGCGCTGCTGTTCTCCTATCTCGGCATCGTGCTCGGCCCGCCGCTGTTCGGTGCGCTGGCGCTTCTCATCGGCTTCTCCAATGCGTTCCTGGCGCTCTCGCTGGTGGCCCTGGGCGGCTCCGCGCTGTGCTGGTCGCCAAGGCGCTGA
- a CDS encoding enoyl-CoA hydratase-related protein produces the protein MTTSHETLLVEQREHVLVVTLNRPAVGNAVDLAMVTELTGLLSALAIDAGPTRCVVLTGAGERVFCSGGDMKEIRTATPEAIRRRRALMEQLIRQLVDSPFPIIAAVNGAAVGGGCEIVLAVDFAYGAESATFSLPEVKRAISPGAGGTQTLPRACGVRRAKELILTGAAFSAAEAYEWGILNKVLPAAELLEATIAVAGAIASAAPVAVRQAKKALSVAGEVDLATGFRIELDAYERTASTKDRQEAIAAFAEKREPVFRGE, from the coding sequence GTGACGACTTCCCATGAGACGCTGCTGGTCGAGCAGCGCGAGCATGTTCTGGTAGTGACCCTGAACCGGCCGGCGGTGGGCAATGCCGTCGATCTTGCCATGGTCACCGAGCTCACCGGCCTGTTGTCCGCGCTTGCCATCGATGCCGGCCCGACGCGCTGCGTCGTGCTCACCGGGGCCGGCGAGCGGGTGTTCTGCTCTGGCGGCGACATGAAGGAGATTCGGACCGCGACCCCGGAAGCGATACGCCGGCGCCGTGCGTTGATGGAGCAACTGATCCGCCAACTGGTCGATTCGCCTTTTCCGATCATCGCCGCTGTAAATGGCGCGGCGGTGGGGGGCGGCTGCGAGATCGTGCTGGCGGTGGATTTCGCCTATGGCGCGGAGAGCGCGACCTTCTCGCTTCCCGAGGTCAAGCGCGCCATCTCGCCCGGCGCCGGCGGCACCCAGACCCTGCCGCGGGCCTGCGGCGTGCGCCGCGCCAAGGAACTGATCCTCACCGGCGCCGCCTTCTCAGCGGCTGAGGCCTACGAATGGGGCATCCTCAACAAGGTGCTCCCGGCCGCCGAATTGCTGGAAGCCACAATCGCTGTGGCCGGGGCCATCGCCAGCGCCGCTCCGGTCGCGGTGCGGCAGGCGAAGAAGGCGCTTTCCGTTGCCGGCGAGGTGGACCTCGCCACCGGCTTTCGCATCGAGCTCGACGCCTATGAGCGCACGGCCTCGACGAAGGACCGTCAAGAAGCGATCGCCGCCTTCGCCGAGAAGCGCGAGCCGGTGTTTCGGGGGGAGTGA
- a CDS encoding DUF1674 domain-containing protein produces the protein MAENRTADKSEPAAPKPRPLSPAARRAIAEAEERRAQRAAEEGIAQKEINGRGGPEPVRYGDWEVKGIASDF, from the coding sequence ATGGCCGAGAACCGCACCGCCGATAAATCCGAACCCGCCGCGCCGAAGCCCCGCCCGCTCTCGCCCGCGGCACGGCGCGCCATTGCCGAGGCCGAAGAGCGCCGCGCCCAGCGTGCGGCCGAGGAAGGCATAGCGCAGAAGGAAATCAATGGCCGAGGCGGCCCGGAGCCGGTGCGCTATGGCGACTGGGAAGTGAAGGGCATCGCCTCGGATTTTTGA
- the htpX gene encoding zinc metalloprotease HtpX, which translates to MNYFRTAILLAGMTALFMAVGFLLGGRSGMMIALVVAAGMNIFSYWNSDKMVLSMYGARQVDRNSAPEFVGMIEELAGRAQLPMPRVFIMDNPQPNAFATGRNPQNAAVAATTGLLNSLSREEVAGVMAHELAHIKNHDTLTMTITATLAGAISMLANFGMFFGGRDNNRPFGAIGTIVMMVLAPLAAMVVQMAISRSREYEADKLGAQICGQPMWLASALAKISNAAHQVPNMEAEHNPATAHMFIINPLSGERMDNLFSTHPATENRIAALRALAQQMGAGDGNWGGTSAQPTSAPRSGAWGTDAGTRRGPWG; encoded by the coding sequence ATGAACTATTTTCGCACGGCGATCCTGCTGGCGGGCATGACGGCGCTGTTCATGGCCGTCGGCTTCCTGCTGGGCGGGCGCAGCGGCATGATGATCGCGCTGGTCGTCGCCGCCGGCATGAACATCTTCAGCTACTGGAACTCCGACAAGATGGTGCTGTCGATGTACGGCGCCCGGCAGGTCGACCGCAATTCGGCGCCGGAATTCGTCGGCATGATCGAGGAACTGGCGGGGCGCGCGCAATTGCCGATGCCGCGCGTCTTCATCATGGACAACCCGCAGCCCAATGCCTTCGCCACCGGCCGCAACCCGCAGAATGCGGCGGTGGCGGCGACCACCGGCCTGTTGAATTCGCTGTCGCGCGAGGAGGTGGCCGGCGTGATGGCGCATGAGCTGGCGCACATCAAGAACCATGACACGCTGACCATGACCATCACCGCGACCCTGGCGGGCGCCATCTCGATGCTGGCGAATTTCGGCATGTTCTTCGGCGGGCGCGACAACAATCGACCGTTCGGCGCCATCGGCACCATCGTGATGATGGTCCTCGCCCCGCTCGCCGCGATGGTGGTGCAGATGGCGATCTCGCGTTCGCGCGAATATGAGGCTGACAAGCTCGGCGCGCAGATCTGCGGCCAGCCGATGTGGCTGGCCTCAGCGTTGGCCAAGATCTCCAATGCCGCCCATCAGGTGCCGAACATGGAAGCCGAGCACAATCCGGCCACCGCCCACATGTTCATCATTAACCCCTTGTCCGGCGAGCGCATGGACAATCTGTTCTCTACCCATCCCGCCACCGAGAACCGCATCGCCGCGCTGCGCGCGCTGGCCCAGCAGATGGGCGCCGGCGATGGCAATTGGGGCGGCACCAGCGCCCAGCCGACCAGTGCGCCGCGCAGCGGTGCCTGGGGCACTGACGCCGGCACGCGGCGGGGGCCGTGGGGCTGA
- a CDS encoding UTRA domain-containing protein → MTLLTRSAATFGCRSIVRSKGSTAYRRKAPTRPSSSLSPTCAETLRVPLGHPLILVERIVYLANGQPAYSSRAYYRADSVQFRRRIQRGRADKVIRAAAE, encoded by the coding sequence GTGACGCTGCTGACCCGCAGCGCCGCGACCTTTGGCTGCCGCTCTATCGTGCGCTCGAAGGGGTCTACGGCTTACCGCCGGAAAGCGCCGACGAGACCATCGTCTTCATTATCGCCGACGTGTGCCGAGACGCTGCGGGTGCCGCTCGGCCACCCGCTGATCCTGGTCGAGCGCATCGTCTATCTCGCCAATGGCCAGCCGGCCTACAGCTCCCGCGCCTATTACCGGGCGGACAGCGTCCAGTTCCGGCGTCGGATCCAGCGCGGCCGGGCCGACAAGGTCATTCGCGCCGCCGCCGAATAG